A single Heterodontus francisci isolate sHetFra1 unplaced genomic scaffold, sHetFra1.hap1 HAP1_SCAFFOLD_1663, whole genome shotgun sequence DNA region contains:
- the LOC137365628 gene encoding LOW QUALITY PROTEIN: semaphorin-3F-like (The sequence of the model RefSeq protein was modified relative to this genomic sequence to represent the inferred CDS: inserted 1 base in 1 codon), which translates to MRAAAERAQEVGNRTVHHRKSANRLCIILGLPKVTNCVFPAPCQRKRIKLRLPGHPTRKSLTAGWERCFSQNYLTCTGSGTLADSHVLKINSLKYHSHPLPFSPSSSVFRGSAVCVYSMADIRTVFNGPFAHKEGLNYQWVSYXGRVPYPRPGACPGGSFTPGMTSTKDYPDEVTHFARTHPLMYNTVYPIHQQPLVIRTNVDYKFTTIAVDHVDAVDGRYEVLFLGTDRGTVQKVIVLPKDDREVEELTLEEVQVFRKPAPVKTMKISSKRQQLYVSSEVGVTQLTLHRCARYGLGCADCCLARDPYCAWDGEACSRYTPASKRRSRRQDVRHGDPLRQCRGYNMKVSRMVLDSVQFGVEGSSTFLECRPQSPRATTKWLVQSERSARRKLLRRDKRFLKTEHGLMIRSLELQDSAIYHCVTTENGFSHTTGRVDLRVLPRAAVDAVSSGPGRGSPQPRSPGETRPGLEDGQGVQAGAISRYCEDYWARIRHPPRPKRTSRDGGQRG; encoded by the exons ATGAGAGCCGCAGCTGAGAGAGCACAGGAAGTCGGCAACCGTACTGTGCATCACAGGAAGTCGGCCAACCGTCTGTGCATCATCCTCGGCCTCCCCAAGGTGACGAACTGCGTGTTTCCTGCTCCTTGCCAGAGGAAGCGCATCAAGCTCAGACTTCCTGGACATCCAACACGGAAAAGCCTCACGGCAGGATGGGAGCGTTGCTTTTCCCAGAATTACCTCACTTGTACAGGAAGTGGGACACTCGCAGATTCCCACGTTTTAAAAATAAATTCACTGAAG tatCATTCTCACCCTCTTCCCTTTTCTCCGTCCAGTTCAGTGTTCCGAGGCTCTGCGGTCTGTGTCTACTCAATGGCCGACATTCGCACAGTGTTCAATGGTCCGTTTGCACACAAGGAGGGACTAAACTACCAGTGGGTGTCGT TCGGGAGAGTTCCTTATCCCAGACCAGGAGCG TGCCCGGGCGGCTCTTTCACTCCCGGGATGACGTCGACCAAAGATTATCCGGATGAGGTGACCCACTTTGCCCGGACGCACCCGCTCATGTACAACACGGTTTACCCCATTCACCAGCAGCCGCTGGTGATCAGGACCAACGTGGACTACAAGTTCACCACGATCGCAGTGGACCACGTGGATGCCGTCGACGGGCGTTACGAGGTGCTGTTTCTCGGGACAG ACCGTGGAACAGTCCAGAAAGTCATCGTGCTGCCAAAGGACGACCGGGAGGTGGAGGAGCTCACGTTGGAGGAAGTGCAGGTGTTTCGG AAACCTGCGCCTGTGAAAACAATGAAAATCTCTTCCAAGAGG CAACAGCTCTACGTGTCCTCGGAGGTTGGCGTCACCCAGCTGACGCTGCACCGCTGCGCCAGGTACGGCCTGGGCTGTGCCGACTGCTGTCTGGCCCGCGACCCATACTGCGCCTGGGACGGCGAGGCCTGCTCCCGCTACACACCGGCCTCCAAACG GCGCAGTCGGAGGCAGGACGTTCGGCACGGTGACCCCCTGCGGCAGTGCCGGGGTTACAACATGAAAG TCAGCAGGATGGTTTTGGATTCGGTGCAGTTTGGAGTGGAGGGGAGCAGCACCTTCCTGGAGTGTCGTCCCCAATCGCCCCGAGCAACCACCAAATGGCTGGTCCAGAGCGAGCGCTCGGCTCGCAGGAAGCTG CTGCGCCGGGACAAGCGGTTCCTGAAGACTGAGCACGGGCTGATGATCCGATCCCTGGAGCTACAGGACAGCGCCATCTACCACTGCGTGACCACGGAGAACGGCTTCAGCCACACCACCGGGAGGGTGGACCTGCGCGTCCTCCCGAGGGCAGCAGTGGACGCCGTGTCTTCGGGTCCCGGACGCGGCTCTCCCCAGCCCCGCTCGCCGGGGGAGACCCGGCCTGGGCTCGAGGATGGCCAAGGGGTCCAGGCCGGAGCCATCAGCCGATATTGCGAGGACTACTGGGCTCGGATCAGGCACCCTCCGAGGCCAAAGCGGACCAGCCGGGACGGAGGGCAGCGAGGCTAG